In Streptomyces sp. SN-593, a single genomic region encodes these proteins:
- the ctaD gene encoding aa3-type cytochrome oxidase subunit I has translation MTAGSTAEPVGTDEEYADELPARVRRPGSIIASWASTTDHKTIGTMYLVTTFVFFLLGGVMALLMRAELARPGLQFLSAEQYNQAFTMHGTVMLLMFATPLFAGFTNWIMPLQIGAPDVAFPRLNMLAYWLYLFGSVIAVGGFLTPQGAADFGWFAYSPLSSVVNSPGIGADMWTMGLALSGFGTIVGAVNFITTIVCMRAPGMTIFRMPIFCWNVLLTSLLVLFAFPVLAAALLCLEADRKFGAHVFDAANGGAILWQHLFWFFGHPEVYIIALPFFGIVTEVIPVFARKPIFGYLGLVAATISIAGLSVTVWAHHMFVTGAVLLPFFSFMTFLIAVPTGVKFFNWIGTMWRGSLSFETPMLWSIGFLVTFLFGGLTGVILASPPLDFHVSDSYFVVAHFHYVVFGTVVFSMFAGFHFWWPKMTGKMLDERLGKITFWTLFFGFHGTFLIQHWLGAEGMPRRYADYLAADGFTTLNTVSTISSFLLGLSMLPFLYNVWKTAKYGKKVDVDDPWGYGRSLEWATSCPPPRHNFVTLPRIRSESPAFDLHHPEIASFDDTTNRPDQAVVMAPGEKHKLQ, from the coding sequence GTGACGGCTGGCAGCACCGCGGAGCCGGTCGGAACCGACGAGGAGTACGCGGACGAGCTTCCGGCCCGGGTGAGGCGACCGGGCAGCATCATCGCGAGTTGGGCGAGTACCACCGACCACAAGACCATCGGCACCATGTACCTGGTCACGACATTCGTCTTCTTCCTGCTCGGCGGCGTGATGGCGCTGCTGATGCGGGCCGAACTCGCCCGCCCGGGGCTCCAGTTCCTGTCCGCCGAGCAGTACAACCAGGCGTTCACGATGCACGGCACCGTGATGCTGCTGATGTTCGCGACACCGCTGTTCGCGGGGTTCACCAATTGGATCATGCCGTTGCAGATCGGCGCGCCCGACGTGGCGTTCCCACGGCTGAACATGCTGGCCTACTGGCTCTACCTGTTCGGCTCGGTGATCGCCGTGGGCGGTTTCCTCACCCCGCAGGGTGCGGCCGACTTCGGCTGGTTCGCCTACTCCCCGTTGTCCAGCGTGGTGAACTCCCCCGGTATCGGCGCGGACATGTGGACCATGGGGCTGGCGCTGTCGGGGTTCGGCACGATCGTCGGCGCGGTCAACTTCATCACCACCATCGTCTGCATGCGCGCCCCCGGCATGACGATCTTCCGCATGCCGATCTTCTGCTGGAACGTGCTGCTCACCTCGCTGCTGGTGCTGTTCGCCTTCCCGGTGCTGGCGGCCGCGCTGCTGTGCCTGGAGGCCGACCGGAAGTTCGGCGCGCACGTCTTCGACGCGGCCAACGGCGGCGCCATCCTGTGGCAGCACCTCTTCTGGTTCTTCGGCCACCCGGAGGTCTACATCATCGCGCTGCCGTTCTTCGGGATCGTCACCGAGGTGATCCCGGTGTTCGCCCGCAAACCCATCTTCGGATACCTGGGCCTGGTCGCGGCCACGATCTCCATCGCCGGTCTGTCGGTCACGGTGTGGGCGCACCACATGTTCGTGACCGGGGCCGTGCTGCTGCCGTTCTTCTCGTTCATGACGTTCCTCATCGCGGTACCGACCGGGGTGAAGTTCTTCAACTGGATCGGCACCATGTGGCGGGGGTCGCTCAGTTTCGAGACACCGATGCTGTGGTCCATCGGCTTCCTCGTCACCTTCCTCTTCGGCGGGCTGACCGGGGTGATCCTCGCCTCGCCGCCGCTGGACTTCCACGTGTCGGACTCGTACTTCGTGGTCGCGCACTTCCACTACGTCGTCTTCGGCACCGTGGTGTTCTCGATGTTCGCGGGCTTCCACTTCTGGTGGCCCAAGATGACGGGCAAGATGCTCGACGAGCGCCTCGGGAAGATCACCTTCTGGACGCTGTTCTTCGGGTTCCACGGCACCTTCCTGATCCAGCACTGGCTGGGCGCCGAGGGCATGCCGCGCCGCTACGCCGACTATCTCGCCGCGGACGGGTTCACCACGCTCAACACCGTCTCCACCATCAGCTCCTTCCTGCTCGGCCTTTCGATGCTGCCCTTTCTCTACAACGTCTGGAAGACCGCGAAGTACGGGAAGAAGGTCGACGTGGACGACCCCTGGGGCTACGGCCGTTCGCTGGAATGGGCGACCTCCTGCCCGCCCCCGCGGCACAACTTCGTGACGCTGCCGCGCATCCGCTCCGAGTCCCCGGCGTTCGATCTGCACCACCCGGAGATCGCGAGCTTCGACGACACCACCAACCGCCCCGACCAGGCCGTGGTGATGGCCCCGGGCGAGAAGCACAAGCTGCAGTAG
- a CDS encoding LysR family transcriptional regulator: protein MTDATEPATAPGPQAAGPDPDLDLRLVRYFTVVAEHLHYARAAQELHIAQPSLSRQIQRLEETLGVRLLDRTTQGSALTAAGAAFLPQAQALLQAAGQATRAARSAGPQHTVTVGYVEDLVVTAAVREVRRRHPRAHVRTRHLDWDETRALPERKVDVLVARTPLPIPDDGLRVSVLYDEPRALLVPADHRLAGKESVGPDDFAGEPLVACAGMAAAWTGFWRLDPHPDGTRAPLGPLLAETFEDKLEGVADGRSVALVPAYDRRCAERDDLAVVPVDGIEPCQVVVAARADDGSPLVADFVDAACRLLTPPVDARP, encoded by the coding sequence ATGACCGATGCCACCGAGCCCGCAACGGCGCCCGGCCCGCAGGCGGCCGGCCCCGACCCGGACCTCGACCTGCGGCTGGTCCGGTACTTCACCGTCGTCGCCGAGCATCTGCACTACGCCCGCGCCGCGCAGGAACTGCACATCGCCCAGCCCTCGCTCAGCCGCCAGATCCAGCGGCTGGAAGAAACCCTCGGGGTGCGGCTGCTGGACCGCACCACCCAGGGCAGCGCCCTCACCGCGGCCGGGGCGGCCTTCCTGCCGCAGGCGCAGGCCCTCCTGCAAGCCGCCGGGCAGGCGACCCGCGCCGCCCGCTCGGCCGGGCCGCAGCACACCGTCACCGTCGGATACGTCGAGGACCTCGTCGTCACCGCCGCCGTACGGGAGGTGCGCCGCCGCCACCCGCGGGCCCACGTCCGCACCCGGCACCTGGACTGGGACGAGACCCGCGCCCTGCCCGAGCGCAAGGTCGACGTGCTCGTCGCCCGCACCCCGCTGCCCATCCCGGACGACGGCCTGCGCGTCAGCGTGCTCTACGACGAGCCGCGGGCGCTGCTGGTGCCGGCGGACCACCGCCTGGCCGGGAAGGAGTCGGTCGGCCCGGACGACTTCGCCGGCGAACCCCTCGTCGCCTGCGCGGGCATGGCCGCGGCCTGGACCGGCTTCTGGCGGCTCGACCCCCACCCCGACGGCACCCGGGCCCCGCTCGGCCCGCTGCTCGCGGAGACCTTCGAGGACAAGCTCGAAGGCGTCGCGGACGGCCGCTCGGTGGCCCTGGTACCCGCCTACGACCGGCGCTGCGCCGAGCGCGACGACCTCGCGGTGGTGCCCGTGGACGGCATCGAGCCGTGCCAGGTCGTCGTGGCCGCCCGCGCGGATGACGGCAGCCCGCTCGTCGCGGACTTCGTGGACGCCGCGTGCCGCCTGCTCACACCGCCGGTGGACGCGCGCCCTTGA
- a CDS encoding SGNH/GDSL hydrolase family protein: MEKPATYSSLVAVGDSFTEGMSDLLPDGSYRGWADLLAARLAAAAREAGGDGVRYANLAVRGKLIRQIADEQVDAAAAMRPDVITLVGGLNDVLRPGCDVAEVCRVLESCVQRLAPACERLVLMRSPIRRGPVATRFLPRMVELFDFVESLAAAHGAVVVDLYGAHVLGDGRMWAEDRLHLTAEGHERVAEAVWQGLGLPAGADWTRPLPPEVRAGWAARRMSDARFTRTHLLPWIGRRLTGRSSGDGRSPKRAELLPYDLPPGLPLPGAVPGSEG; this comes from the coding sequence ATGGAGAAGCCAGCCACGTATTCCAGCCTCGTCGCCGTCGGTGACTCCTTCACCGAGGGCATGTCGGACCTGCTGCCCGACGGTTCCTACCGCGGGTGGGCGGACCTGCTCGCGGCCCGGCTCGCCGCGGCCGCCCGGGAGGCGGGCGGCGACGGCGTGCGGTACGCCAACCTCGCCGTGCGCGGCAAGCTGATCCGGCAGATCGCCGACGAGCAGGTGGACGCGGCGGCCGCGATGCGGCCGGACGTGATCACGCTGGTCGGCGGGCTCAACGACGTCCTGCGGCCCGGCTGCGACGTGGCCGAGGTGTGCCGGGTGCTGGAGAGCTGCGTGCAGCGCCTCGCGCCGGCCTGCGAGAGGCTGGTGCTGATGCGCAGCCCGATCAGGCGCGGCCCGGTGGCCACCCGGTTCCTGCCGCGGATGGTGGAGCTGTTCGACTTCGTGGAGTCGCTGGCGGCCGCGCACGGCGCGGTCGTCGTCGACCTGTACGGGGCGCACGTGCTGGGCGACGGCCGGATGTGGGCGGAGGACCGGCTGCACCTGACCGCGGAGGGCCACGAGCGGGTGGCCGAGGCGGTCTGGCAGGGGCTGGGCCTGCCCGCGGGCGCGGACTGGACCCGGCCGCTGCCGCCGGAGGTGCGCGCGGGCTGGGCCGCTCGCCGCATGTCGGACGCGCGCTTCACCCGTACCCATCTGCTGCCCTGGATCGGCCGCCGGCTGACCGGACGCTCCAGCGGCGACGGGCGCAGCCCCAAGCGGGCCGAGCTGCTGCCCTACGACCTGCCGCCCGGCCTGCCGCTGCCCGGCGCGGTGCCCGGTAGCGAGGGCTGA
- a CDS encoding GntR family transcriptional regulator, giving the protein MGTTQLEAVQEPKYWHLKTVLNDALDSEFEVGEILPNERDLAARFGVARATLRQALEQLELEGRLQRRRGVGTTVAPPRIGVSVGPSANVWPGAVRDAWSTVGCVEAAAPAPIAALLGTGREEAVHTVRRERVVQGQPVATELLYVPTASVPGLSALLTPAEHGPAVLRELHALDLEGEDRAVELGSARAEDARQLDRLPGAPVLVVTTRYYAQGGVAAASVATYRADTCRLTFGDSGALEVLHDQPDTRRAS; this is encoded by the coding sequence GTGGGGACCACGCAGCTCGAAGCGGTGCAGGAGCCGAAGTACTGGCACCTCAAGACCGTGCTGAACGACGCCCTGGACTCGGAGTTCGAGGTCGGCGAGATCCTGCCGAACGAGCGGGACCTGGCCGCGCGCTTCGGCGTCGCGCGGGCCACGCTCCGCCAGGCGCTCGAACAACTGGAGCTGGAGGGCCGGCTCCAGCGCCGGCGCGGTGTCGGCACCACCGTCGCGCCGCCCCGGATCGGTGTGTCCGTGGGCCCGTCGGCCAACGTGTGGCCCGGCGCCGTGCGCGACGCGTGGAGCACCGTCGGCTGCGTCGAGGCGGCCGCACCGGCCCCGATCGCCGCGCTGCTCGGCACCGGCCGCGAGGAGGCGGTGCACACCGTCCGCCGCGAGCGGGTCGTGCAGGGCCAGCCGGTCGCCACCGAGCTGCTCTACGTGCCCACCGCCTCGGTGCCCGGCCTCTCCGCGCTGCTGACCCCCGCCGAGCACGGCCCCGCCGTGCTGCGGGAACTGCACGCGCTGGACCTGGAGGGCGAGGACCGCGCCGTGGAGCTCGGCTCGGCCCGCGCGGAGGACGCCAGGCAACTCGACCGGCTGCCCGGTGCGCCCGTGCTGGTGGTCACCACCCGGTACTACGCCCAGGGCGGCGTCGCGGCCGCCTCCGTCGCGACCTACCGCGCCGACACCTGCCGGCTCACCTTCGGCGACTCCGGCGCGCTGGAGGTCCTGCACGACCAGCCCGACACCCGCCGGGCGTCCTGA
- a CDS encoding hemolysin family protein codes for MTAVQLLVGLLTIVANAYFVGAEFSLISVRRDQVEPRAEAGDRRARSVLWGLEHVSPLLAAAQLGVTACTLVLGIVAEPAIAHLLEPLFHAASVPDGAVHPVSFVIALSVATYLHMLFGEMVPKNVALADPVRSALLLGPPLVALTRGLRPLIFAINALANAALHLVRVEPRNEIAAVFSDDELSRMVVDAGAAGLLDERAAARLRDALELGRRPVGGIVLPPDRVVRARLGITAEGLEALSAESGFSRFPVADDDGRVLGYLHVKDALDAEQRDAPLPRSALRRITRLGAATPLDDALTAMRAGRAHLAAVVDADGHGVGLVTMEDVLKELVGRRRS; via the coding sequence GTGACCGCCGTGCAGTTGCTGGTCGGCCTGCTCACCATCGTGGCCAACGCCTACTTCGTCGGCGCCGAGTTCTCGCTGATCTCGGTGCGCAGGGACCAGGTCGAACCGCGGGCCGAGGCGGGCGACCGCCGGGCGCGGAGCGTGCTGTGGGGCCTGGAACACGTCTCGCCGCTGCTGGCCGCCGCGCAACTGGGCGTCACGGCCTGCACCCTGGTGCTCGGCATCGTCGCCGAGCCGGCGATCGCGCACCTGCTGGAGCCGCTGTTCCACGCGGCGAGCGTGCCGGACGGCGCGGTGCACCCGGTGTCGTTCGTGATCGCGCTGTCGGTGGCCACCTACCTGCACATGCTCTTCGGGGAGATGGTGCCGAAGAACGTGGCGCTGGCCGATCCGGTGCGCTCCGCGCTACTGCTGGGCCCGCCGCTGGTCGCGCTCACCCGGGGGCTGCGCCCGCTGATCTTCGCGATCAACGCGCTCGCCAACGCCGCCCTGCACCTGGTGCGGGTGGAACCGCGCAACGAGATCGCCGCGGTGTTCTCCGACGACGAGCTGTCCCGGATGGTGGTGGACGCGGGCGCCGCCGGGTTGCTGGACGAGCGGGCGGCCGCGCGGCTGCGGGACGCCCTGGAGCTGGGACGGCGGCCGGTGGGCGGGATCGTGCTGCCGCCGGACCGGGTGGTGCGGGCCCGGCTCGGTATCACCGCGGAGGGCCTGGAGGCCCTCAGCGCCGAGTCCGGCTTCTCGCGCTTCCCGGTCGCCGACGACGACGGGCGGGTGCTGGGCTACCTCCACGTCAAGGACGCGCTCGACGCCGAGCAGCGCGACGCGCCCCTCCCCCGGTCCGCGCTGCGCCGTATCACCCGCCTCGGCGCGGCCACGCCGCTCGACGACGCCCTCACCGCCATGCGCGCCGGCCGCGCCCACCTGGCCGCGGTCGTGGACGCCGACGGGCACGGCGTCGGCCTGGTCACGATGGAGGACGTCCTCAAGGAACTGGTGGGGCGGCGCCGTTCCTGA
- the mug gene encoding G/U mismatch-specific DNA glycosylase, translating to MTPEEEAQARTRRLPDIVGPGLRVLFCGINPGLLSAYRGEHFARPGNRFWPALHASGFTPRRYAPAEQHGALALGFGLTNLAGRATARADELAGEELVAGGARLAAKVARYEPRWLAVLGVSAYRVAFADRHAAVGPQQRTLGATRVWVLPSPSGLNAHWPPAALAAEFARLHAAAFPGAPGVHPGGVHPGDVKGARPPAV from the coding sequence CTGACCCCGGAGGAGGAGGCGCAGGCCCGCACCCGCAGGCTGCCCGACATCGTCGGGCCGGGGCTGAGGGTGCTGTTCTGCGGGATCAACCCCGGGCTGCTGTCGGCGTACCGGGGCGAGCACTTCGCCCGGCCGGGCAATCGGTTCTGGCCGGCGCTGCACGCCTCGGGCTTCACCCCGCGCCGGTACGCGCCCGCCGAGCAGCACGGCGCGCTCGCGCTCGGCTTCGGGCTGACGAACCTGGCCGGGCGGGCGACCGCGCGCGCCGACGAACTGGCCGGGGAGGAGCTGGTGGCCGGCGGTGCGCGGCTGGCGGCGAAGGTCGCCCGGTACGAGCCGCGGTGGCTGGCGGTGCTGGGGGTGAGCGCCTACCGGGTGGCGTTCGCCGACCGGCACGCCGCCGTCGGCCCGCAGCAGCGCACGCTGGGCGCGACCCGCGTGTGGGTGCTGCCGAGCCCCAGCGGGCTCAACGCGCACTGGCCGCCGGCGGCGCTGGCCGCGGAGTTCGCCCGGCTGCACGCGGCTGCCTTCCCCGGTGCCCCGGGCGTGCACCCGGGCGGCGTGCACCCGGGCGACGTCAAGGGCGCGCGTCCACCGGCGGTGTGA
- the purB gene encoding adenylosuccinate lyase, which yields MTAKPRIPNVLAGRYASAELAALWSPEQKVVLERRLWLAVLRAQADLGIEVPPGAIADYERVLEQVDLDSIAEREKVTRHDVKARIEEFNALAGHEQVHKGMTSRDLTENVEQLQIRLSLEHARDRTVAVLARLGQLAAQYGELVVAGRSHNVAAQATTLGKRFATAADELLVAFGRVEELLERYPLRGVKGPVGTAQDMLDLLGGDSGKLADLERRVAEHLGFSRAFSSVGQVYPRSLDYEAVTALVQLAAAPSSTAKTIRLMAGHELVTEGFKPGQVGSSAMPHKMNTRSCERVNGLMVVLRGYASMTGELAGDQWNEGDVSCSVVRRVALPDAFFAFDGLLETFLTVLDEFGVFPAVVARELDRYLPFLATTKVLMGAVRAGVGREAAHEAIKENAVASALAMREQGTERNELLDRLAADTRIPLDRGALDALMADRLSFTGAAADQVAEVARRVEEVVKAHPQAAAYRPGAIL from the coding sequence GTGACAGCCAAGCCGCGTATCCCGAATGTCCTCGCCGGTCGCTATGCCTCAGCGGAGCTGGCCGCGCTGTGGTCGCCCGAGCAGAAGGTGGTGCTGGAGCGCCGGCTGTGGCTGGCGGTGCTGCGGGCCCAGGCGGACCTGGGCATCGAGGTGCCCCCGGGCGCGATCGCGGACTACGAACGGGTGCTGGAGCAGGTCGACCTCGACTCCATTGCGGAGCGCGAGAAGGTCACCCGGCACGACGTGAAGGCCCGGATCGAGGAGTTCAACGCGCTCGCCGGGCACGAGCAGGTCCACAAGGGCATGACCTCGCGCGACCTGACCGAGAACGTCGAGCAGCTCCAGATCCGGCTGTCGCTGGAGCACGCGCGGGACCGTACGGTCGCGGTGCTGGCCCGGCTCGGGCAGCTTGCCGCGCAGTACGGCGAGCTGGTGGTGGCCGGCCGCTCGCACAACGTCGCGGCGCAGGCGACCACCCTCGGCAAGCGGTTCGCGACGGCGGCCGACGAGTTGCTGGTGGCGTTCGGGCGGGTCGAGGAGCTGCTGGAGCGCTACCCGCTGCGCGGCGTGAAGGGCCCGGTCGGCACCGCCCAGGACATGCTGGACCTGCTCGGCGGCGACAGCGGCAAGCTCGCCGACCTGGAGCGCAGGGTCGCCGAACACCTGGGCTTCTCCCGGGCGTTCAGCTCCGTCGGCCAGGTCTACCCGCGCTCGCTGGACTACGAGGCGGTGACCGCGCTGGTGCAGTTGGCGGCGGCGCCGTCGTCGACGGCGAAGACGATCCGGCTGATGGCCGGCCACGAACTGGTCACCGAGGGCTTCAAGCCCGGCCAGGTCGGCTCCTCGGCGATGCCGCACAAGATGAACACGCGTTCCTGCGAGCGGGTCAACGGCCTGATGGTGGTGCTGCGCGGCTACGCCTCGATGACCGGGGAGCTGGCCGGCGACCAGTGGAACGAGGGCGACGTGTCCTGTTCGGTGGTGCGCCGGGTGGCGCTGCCCGACGCGTTCTTCGCGTTCGACGGGCTGCTGGAGACGTTCCTGACGGTGCTGGACGAGTTCGGGGTGTTCCCGGCCGTCGTGGCGCGCGAGCTGGACCGCTACCTGCCGTTCCTGGCCACCACGAAGGTCCTGATGGGCGCGGTGCGGGCCGGGGTGGGCCGGGAGGCCGCCCACGAGGCGATCAAGGAGAACGCGGTGGCGTCGGCGCTGGCGATGCGCGAGCAGGGCACCGAGCGCAACGAGTTGCTGGACCGGCTGGCCGCCGACACCCGTATCCCGCTGGACCGCGGGGCGCTGGACGCGCTGATGGCCGACCGGTTGTCGTTCACCGGTGCCGCCGCCGACCAGGTCGCGGAGGTCGCGCGCCGGGTCGAGGAGGTCGTCAAGGCCCACCCGCAGGCGGCCGCCTACCGGCCCGGGGCGATCCTCTGA
- a CDS encoding ROK family protein, whose product MERLTGGDPSLLRRINSAVVLHALRGAQTPTLTELVHSTGLSRPTVEGVIEGLTESDLVVEVAPEPGDTRKQGRPARRFRFHAEAGHLLGVEIGAHQVRAVLADLSGQVLDTLGHEVAEAACADDRIERVRGTVADLLRRAGVARSTLWAVGVGSPGIVEAGGEVRLGTALPGWTGLPLGERLQRSFRCPVLVENDANLAAVAEHWKGAAVGTDDVVFVLAGLSPGAGSLIGGRLHRGFGGAAGEIGALHLLGREVTPEHLLSTTGTPLHPLDEPAVERVFALAREGDVQAKDAVDRYLRRLVHDVAALVLAIDPELVVIGGWAAGLDGVLEPLRAELARYCLRPPNVVLSALGQEAIATGALRLALDHVEEQLFAVEQTSLPRH is encoded by the coding sequence TTGGAGCGCCTCACCGGCGGGGACCCCTCCCTGCTCAGGCGGATCAACTCCGCGGTCGTCCTCCACGCCCTGCGCGGCGCGCAGACCCCCACCCTCACCGAGCTGGTGCACAGCACCGGGCTGTCCCGGCCCACGGTCGAGGGGGTCATCGAGGGCCTGACCGAGTCCGACCTCGTGGTCGAGGTCGCCCCGGAGCCGGGGGACACCCGCAAGCAGGGCCGCCCGGCCCGCCGCTTCCGCTTCCACGCCGAGGCGGGCCACCTGCTGGGCGTGGAGATCGGCGCCCACCAGGTCCGGGCGGTGCTCGCCGACCTGAGCGGCCAGGTGCTCGACACGCTCGGCCACGAGGTGGCGGAGGCGGCCTGCGCCGACGACCGGATCGAGCGGGTCCGCGGCACCGTGGCGGACCTGCTGCGCCGGGCCGGCGTGGCGCGCAGCACCCTGTGGGCGGTCGGGGTGGGCAGCCCGGGCATCGTGGAGGCGGGCGGCGAGGTGCGGCTCGGCACCGCGCTGCCGGGCTGGACCGGGCTGCCGCTCGGCGAGCGGCTGCAACGCTCCTTCCGCTGCCCGGTGCTGGTGGAGAACGACGCGAACCTGGCGGCGGTCGCCGAGCACTGGAAGGGCGCGGCGGTCGGCACCGACGACGTGGTCTTCGTGCTCGCCGGGCTGAGCCCGGGCGCCGGTTCGCTGATCGGCGGGCGGCTGCACCGCGGTTTCGGCGGCGCGGCCGGGGAGATCGGCGCACTGCACCTGCTGGGGCGCGAGGTGACGCCCGAGCACCTGCTGTCCACCACCGGCACGCCCCTGCACCCGCTGGACGAGCCCGCCGTGGAGCGGGTGTTCGCGCTGGCCCGCGAGGGGGACGTGCAGGCGAAGGACGCGGTGGACCGGTACCTGCGGCGGCTGGTGCACGACGTGGCGGCGCTGGTGCTGGCGATCGACCCGGAGCTGGTGGTGATCGGCGGCTGGGCGGCCGGGCTGGACGGAGTGCTGGAGCCGCTGCGCGCGGAGTTGGCCCGCTACTGCCTGCGGCCGCCGAACGTGGTGCTGTCCGCGCTTGGCCAGGAGGCGATCGCCACGGGGGCGCTGCGGCTGGCGCTGGACCACGTGGAGGAGCAGTTGTTCGCGGTCGAGCAGACGTCGCTGCCCCGGCACTGA
- a CDS encoding SDR family oxidoreductase: MDQVSVVTGGSRGIGAAVALRLAGAGHRVAIGYERARDAAEDVARQVREAGGTCLVHQVDTSDEQQVDALFDAVREALGPVTGLVNNAGVTGPLGRFAQTPVEVMRRVVDVNVMGALICARRAVLDMSTRHGGAGGAIVNVSSGGATLGSPGEYVHYAASKAAVDAMTLGLSKELAEEGVRVNSVQPGMIVTDIHAAMGDPQRPWRKSDRIPMRRPGQPEEVAGAVAWLLSPDASYTTGAVLRVAGGL; the protein is encoded by the coding sequence ATGGACCAGGTCAGCGTGGTCACCGGCGGCAGTCGCGGCATCGGGGCGGCGGTGGCGCTGCGGCTGGCCGGGGCCGGCCACCGGGTCGCGATCGGCTACGAGCGCGCCCGGGACGCGGCCGAGGACGTCGCCCGGCAGGTCCGCGAGGCCGGCGGGACCTGCCTGGTGCACCAGGTCGACACCAGCGACGAGCAGCAGGTCGACGCGCTCTTCGACGCGGTGCGCGAGGCGCTCGGCCCGGTCACCGGCCTGGTGAACAACGCGGGCGTCACCGGGCCGCTCGGCCGCTTCGCGCAGACCCCCGTGGAGGTGATGCGCCGGGTGGTGGACGTCAACGTGATGGGCGCGCTGATCTGTGCCCGCCGCGCGGTGCTGGACATGTCCACGCGGCACGGCGGGGCCGGCGGCGCAATCGTGAACGTGTCCTCCGGCGGGGCCACCCTGGGCAGCCCGGGCGAGTACGTCCACTACGCGGCGAGCAAGGCGGCGGTCGACGCGATGACGCTCGGCCTGTCGAAGGAGCTGGCCGAGGAGGGCGTGCGGGTCAACTCGGTGCAGCCCGGGATGATCGTGACCGACATCCACGCGGCCATGGGCGACCCGCAGCGGCCGTGGCGCAAGAGCGACCGCATCCCGATGCGGCGGCCGGGGCAGCCGGAGGAGGTGGCCGGCGCGGTGGCGTGGCTGCTGTCGCCGGACGCGTCGTACACCACGGGCGCGGTCCTGCGGGTGGCCGGCGGGCTGTAG
- a CDS encoding SDR family oxidoreductase has product MGKYTGKNVVITGGSTGLGLATARLFVDGGARVLITGRGRDALDAARAQLGDRAVAVRGDASSLPDLEALADRVKAELGSVDALFANAGINGFAPFEATGEELYDQLMTVNAKGPYFTVQKLAPLLAEGSGVVLTTSVVNVLGMPTLSAYAASKAALRSMTRSLARELLPRKVRVNAVSPGPIDSGILEKSMPAEAAEQTRAQMAAQLPMLRVGTPDEVARAVAFLAFDATFTTGAEFPVDGGGSQL; this is encoded by the coding sequence ATGGGCAAGTACACAGGCAAGAACGTCGTGATCACCGGAGGCAGCACGGGCCTGGGCCTGGCCACCGCCCGGCTCTTCGTGGACGGGGGCGCCCGCGTCCTGATCACCGGGCGCGGCCGGGACGCGCTGGACGCGGCCCGCGCGCAGCTCGGCGACCGGGCGGTCGCGGTGCGCGGTGACGCCTCCTCGCTGCCGGACCTGGAGGCGCTGGCCGACCGGGTGAAGGCCGAACTGGGCAGCGTGGACGCCCTGTTCGCCAACGCCGGCATCAACGGCTTCGCGCCCTTCGAGGCGACCGGCGAGGAGCTGTACGACCAGCTGATGACCGTCAACGCCAAGGGGCCGTACTTCACCGTGCAGAAGCTCGCCCCGCTGCTGGCCGAGGGCAGCGGCGTGGTGCTCACCACCTCGGTGGTCAACGTGCTCGGGATGCCGACGCTGAGCGCCTACGCGGCGAGCAAGGCGGCGCTGCGCTCCATGACCCGCAGCCTGGCCCGCGAGCTGCTGCCGCGCAAGGTCCGCGTCAATGCGGTCAGCCCCGGCCCGATCGACTCGGGCATCCTGGAGAAGTCGATGCCCGCGGAGGCCGCCGAGCAGACCCGGGCGCAGATGGCCGCGCAGCTACCGATGCTGCGGGTGGGCACCCCGGACGAGGTGGCCCGGGCGGTCGCCTTCCTCGCCTTCGACGCCACCTTCACCACCGGCGCGGAATTCCCGGTGGACGGCGGCGGCTCCCAGTTGTGA